From one Mycolicibacterium sp. HK-90 genomic stretch:
- a CDS encoding acyl carrier protein translates to MSEVREFLIEFITEELELPAEDVNDFSELVGDLGFDSLSFALGVSEIKNRFGVVLSKDDVFDCKTVGALVELVENRRLAGSGAMSAAGNPPGQP, encoded by the coding sequence TGTCAGAGGTACGGGAATTCCTCATCGAGTTCATCACCGAGGAGCTCGAATTGCCCGCAGAAGACGTCAACGATTTCTCGGAGCTGGTCGGGGACCTCGGGTTCGACTCACTGTCGTTCGCCCTCGGCGTCTCCGAGATCAAGAACCGATTCGGTGTCGTGCTCAGCAAGGACGATGTGTTCGACTGCAAGACCGTCGGCGCCCTGGTCGAACTGGTGGAGAACCGCAGGCTCGCCGGCTCCGGTGCGATGAGCGCG